A genomic region of Gemmata massiliana contains the following coding sequences:
- a CDS encoding ABC transporter ATP-binding protein, whose protein sequence is MIRVHELTKTFGEVTAVAGITFAVEPGEIFAFLGPNGAGKTTTIQMLTTLLRPTSGSITIDGLDPATHPLEVRRRFGIVFQDPSLDHDLTARENMDLHGVLYHVPRKVRVERTQTLLTLFELWDRRNDRVKTFSGGMKRRLEIARGLLHTPKILFLDEPTLGLDPQSRNQLWTHVKHLNGTEGVTVFLTTHYMDEAERVAGRIAIIDHGRIVAQGSPQELKQQTGTESLEQAFLALTGTSIRDESAGSADQMRQMARMWRK, encoded by the coding sequence ATGATCCGCGTGCATGAACTGACCAAGACCTTCGGCGAGGTCACCGCCGTCGCCGGGATCACGTTCGCCGTTGAGCCGGGCGAGATCTTCGCGTTCCTCGGACCCAACGGGGCGGGCAAGACGACCACCATTCAGATGCTCACGACGCTCCTGCGCCCCACGAGCGGCTCCATCACCATCGACGGCCTCGACCCCGCGACCCACCCGCTGGAGGTCCGGCGCCGGTTCGGGATCGTGTTCCAGGACCCGAGCCTCGACCACGACCTGACCGCGCGCGAGAACATGGACCTGCACGGCGTGCTCTACCACGTCCCCCGGAAGGTCCGCGTCGAGCGCACCCAGACGCTGCTCACGCTGTTTGAACTCTGGGACCGGCGCAACGACCGCGTCAAGACGTTCTCCGGCGGGATGAAGCGCCGACTGGAAATCGCGCGCGGGCTATTGCACACGCCGAAGATCCTGTTCCTCGACGAGCCGACCCTGGGGCTCGACCCGCAGAGTCGCAACCAGCTCTGGACCCACGTGAAGCACCTGAACGGCACCGAGGGCGTCACGGTGTTCCTGACGACGCACTACATGGACGAGGCCGAGCGCGTCGCGGGCCGGATCGCGATTATAGACCACGGGCGCATCGTGGCCCAGGGCTCCCCGCAGGAGCTGAAGCAGCAGACCGGGACCGAGTCGCTCGAACAGGCGTTCCTCGCGCTGACCGGCACGTCGATCCGCGACGAGTCCGCCGGCTCCGCGGACCAGATGCGCCAGATGGCGCGGATGTGGAGGAAGTGA
- a CDS encoding glycoside hydrolase family 15 protein has product MPYQPIENYGVIGNMRTAALVGLDGSIDWLCLPRFDSPSVFGALLDDKKGGFFRIAPTAERVRHKQYYWPDTNVLVTRFLHPDGIAEVEDYMPVGVGTPVDEQLVRRVRVVRGRLPFALECRPAFDYARAQHDTHVNEHGARFDGPGLSLGLAASVPLRRDRDGVAGAFTLGEGESATFVLRTIDRDAAPGRCPGTGEAEERFRATVAYWQRWLGRCTYHGRWRETVHRSALALKLLTYEPTGAIVAAPTTSLPEGVGGHRNWDYRYCWLRDAAFTVYAFLRIGFADEAARFMDWLGARWKEHESHCGAPLQLMYAVDGRSDLTEYELPHLDGYMGSRPVRVGNGAHGQLQLDVYGELMDAVYLHNKYARPVSYDSWVSLRGLVDWVADNWDRPDEGVWETRGARKDHVYSRFMCWVALDRGLRLADKRSLPANRAKWLAARDAVYEQVMARGWSDTRKSFVQSYGADNLDAALLLMPLTFFMAPDDPRMLATVDAIRTPATKGGLAADGLVYRYDYKATHDGLEGSEGTFNMCSFWLVEALTRAGKTDPARLEEARLRFEQMLGYGSPLGLFGEQTGPSGEALGNFPQGFTHLALISAAFNLDRALGTR; this is encoded by the coding sequence ATGCCGTACCAGCCGATTGAGAACTACGGGGTGATTGGGAACATGCGCACCGCCGCGCTCGTCGGACTCGACGGGTCGATCGACTGGCTGTGCCTGCCGCGGTTCGACTCTCCGAGCGTGTTCGGGGCGCTGCTCGACGACAAGAAGGGCGGGTTCTTCCGGATCGCGCCGACCGCCGAGCGCGTGCGCCACAAGCAGTATTACTGGCCCGATACGAATGTGCTGGTGACCCGGTTCCTGCACCCGGACGGGATCGCCGAGGTCGAGGACTACATGCCGGTCGGGGTGGGTACGCCCGTAGACGAGCAACTGGTGCGCCGGGTGCGAGTGGTGCGCGGACGGCTCCCGTTCGCCCTGGAGTGCCGGCCCGCGTTCGACTACGCGCGGGCACAACACGACACCCACGTGAACGAGCACGGCGCCCGGTTCGACGGGCCGGGGCTGTCGCTGGGGCTGGCCGCGTCCGTTCCGCTGCGCCGGGACCGGGACGGCGTGGCCGGCGCGTTCACCCTGGGCGAGGGCGAGAGCGCGACGTTCGTTCTCCGCACCATCGACCGGGACGCGGCCCCGGGGCGGTGCCCGGGAACCGGGGAGGCCGAGGAGCGGTTCCGCGCGACGGTCGCGTACTGGCAGCGGTGGCTGGGCCGGTGTACGTACCACGGGCGCTGGCGCGAGACCGTCCACCGCTCGGCCCTGGCACTCAAGCTACTCACCTACGAACCGACCGGCGCCATTGTCGCGGCCCCGACGACCAGTTTGCCCGAAGGGGTCGGGGGGCACCGCAACTGGGACTACCGGTACTGCTGGCTCCGGGACGCCGCGTTCACCGTGTATGCGTTCCTGCGGATCGGGTTCGCGGACGAGGCGGCCCGGTTCATGGACTGGCTCGGCGCGCGGTGGAAGGAGCACGAATCGCATTGCGGCGCCCCGCTGCAACTGATGTACGCGGTGGACGGCCGATCCGACCTGACCGAGTACGAGCTGCCGCACCTGGACGGGTACATGGGGTCGCGCCCGGTGCGGGTCGGGAATGGGGCGCACGGGCAGTTGCAGCTCGACGTGTACGGCGAACTCATGGACGCGGTGTACCTGCACAACAAGTACGCGCGTCCGGTGAGTTACGACTCCTGGGTGTCGCTCCGCGGGCTGGTGGACTGGGTCGCGGACAACTGGGACCGGCCCGACGAAGGCGTGTGGGAGACTCGAGGCGCGCGCAAGGACCACGTGTACTCGCGGTTCATGTGCTGGGTGGCCCTGGACCGCGGGCTGCGCCTGGCCGACAAGCGGTCCCTGCCGGCGAACCGGGCGAAGTGGCTGGCCGCGCGGGACGCAGTGTACGAACAGGTGATGGCGCGCGGGTGGAGCGACACGCGCAAGTCGTTCGTGCAGTCCTACGGGGCCGACAACCTGGACGCGGCGCTGCTGCTCATGCCGCTCACGTTCTTCATGGCGCCAGATGATCCGCGCATGCTCGCGACCGTGGACGCGATCCGCACCCCGGCAACGAAGGGCGGGCTGGCCGCGGACGGGCTGGTGTACCGGTACGACTACAAGGCCACGCACGACGGGCTGGAGGGTTCGGAGGGGACGTTCAACATGTGCAGCTTCTGGCTCGTGGAGGCGCTGACGCGGGCCGGGAAAACGGATCCGGCGCGCCTCGAAGAGGCCCGCTTGCGGTTCGAGCAGATGCTGGGGTACGGGAGCCCGCTGGGGCTGTTCGGCGAGCAGACCGGGCCGAGCGGCGAGGCGCTCGGCAACTTCCCGCAGGGGTTCACGCACCTGGCACTGATCTCGGCCGCGTTCAACCTCGACCGCGCGCTCGGCACCCGCTGA
- a CDS encoding sigma-70 family RNA polymerase sigma factor has translation MRPPQKTWTPDRFDWNYFTAYPTARRVVIVAQTTEMIRALTRGMAAEASTEPDPELIRRFLGSGGEDVFEILVRRHGPMVYRVCRRVAGHEQDAEDAFQATFLVLARNLRALRHVPSLASWLHGVARRVALKAKARVAALKRREQRAAAPESTAHVDPAWSDVGAALDEELGRLPERWRLPLVLCYLEARTQDEAARELGWGKSTLRRRLTEARAALAARLAQRGVWPTVLAGVLVSDCTSPAALPRELVGPTVGAAAAIASGRPGPTVAAGVSNLTEGVFTVSRLKLKVAALVAAVLVLGAGAPLRVSSAELPAGPAGVEEIRTADGPGPQKADTKPADELERWQGRWRVTTAAINGKDRKDERIGLAEIVVTGKKVTLRFRHGSPTEGASVDGELELIPIKAKKGALADPGFIVHMLIPVTGNYHFTNGQLVICYYEPGSEEGAERPAGFGSQEGSKRELYRLERVVDKEPPAQLTPKKRAQAPGEFGEGPEPAVPDLSGRWQGDEWGQIELAMTKRGTYVGTYTDTFGPVKGSVTLEWVPREQRFHGTWGEGKDRFGTISVRLHGREIRGAFTTDPASRISPGSPALSDLKWVPQPTR, from the coding sequence ATGAGACCGCCGCAAAAAACGTGGACACCGGACCGGTTCGACTGGAACTACTTCACAGCGTATCCGACCGCGAGACGGGTGGTGATCGTGGCGCAGACGACCGAAATGATCCGCGCACTGACGCGCGGGATGGCCGCCGAAGCCTCTACCGAGCCGGACCCGGAGCTGATCCGGCGGTTCCTCGGCTCCGGCGGTGAGGACGTGTTCGAGATCCTGGTCCGGCGCCACGGCCCGATGGTGTACCGGGTGTGCCGGCGGGTCGCGGGGCACGAGCAGGACGCCGAGGATGCGTTCCAGGCCACGTTCCTGGTCCTCGCCCGGAACCTGCGTGCGCTGCGGCACGTGCCGTCGCTCGCGAGCTGGTTGCACGGCGTCGCCCGTCGAGTGGCCCTCAAAGCGAAAGCGCGAGTGGCCGCCCTGAAGCGCCGCGAGCAACGCGCCGCCGCGCCCGAATCGACCGCACACGTCGATCCGGCGTGGTCGGACGTGGGCGCCGCGCTCGACGAGGAGCTGGGCCGGCTGCCCGAGCGGTGGCGGTTGCCGCTCGTGCTCTGCTACCTGGAAGCGCGCACCCAGGACGAAGCCGCACGCGAACTCGGTTGGGGCAAGAGCACGCTGCGCCGGCGTCTGACCGAGGCCCGCGCCGCACTCGCGGCCCGGCTCGCGCAGCGCGGCGTCTGGCCCACGGTTCTCGCCGGGGTTCTGGTGTCCGATTGCACGTCGCCGGCCGCGCTGCCGCGGGAACTCGTCGGCCCGACGGTCGGGGCCGCGGCAGCGATCGCGTCCGGGCGCCCGGGCCCCACCGTGGCGGCCGGTGTTTCAAACCTGACGGAAGGAGTGTTCACCGTGTCTCGGTTGAAACTGAAGGTCGCGGCCCTCGTCGCGGCGGTTTTGGTTCTGGGTGCGGGCGCCCCCCTTCGCGTCTCGTCCGCCGAACTGCCCGCCGGTCCCGCGGGCGTCGAGGAAATCAGAACGGCCGACGGCCCCGGCCCCCAGAAGGCCGATACGAAGCCGGCGGACGAGCTGGAGCGGTGGCAGGGGCGCTGGCGCGTCACGACCGCGGCCATCAACGGCAAGGACCGCAAGGACGAGCGCATCGGGCTGGCAGAGATCGTGGTGACCGGCAAGAAGGTGACGCTCCGGTTCCGGCACGGCAGCCCCACGGAGGGCGCCTCGGTCGACGGCGAACTGGAACTCATCCCGATTAAGGCGAAGAAGGGCGCACTCGCGGACCCGGGCTTCATCGTCCACATGCTGATCCCCGTCACCGGCAACTACCACTTCACGAACGGTCAACTGGTGATTTGCTACTACGAGCCCGGCAGCGAGGAGGGGGCCGAGCGCCCGGCCGGGTTCGGCTCCCAGGAAGGTTCCAAGCGGGAACTGTACCGGCTCGAACGGGTCGTGGACAAGGAACCGCCCGCGCAACTGACTCCGAAGAAGCGAGCTCAGGCGCCGGGCGAGTTCGGTGAAGGCCCCGAACCGGCGGTCCCTGATCTCTCCGGTCGGTGGCAAGGCGACGAGTGGGGCCAGATCGAACTCGCGATGACGAAGCGGGGCACTTACGTGGGCACGTACACGGACACGTTCGGCCCGGTGAAGGGCTCGGTCACGCTGGAGTGGGTGCCGCGTGAGCAGCGGTTCCACGGTACCTGGGGAGAGGGGAAGGACCGGTTCGGCACGATCTCCGTGCGCCTACACGGGCGCGAGATCCGCGGGGCGTTCACCACCGACCCGGCGTCCCGGATCAGCCCCGGCAGCCCCGCGCTGTCCGACCTCAAGTGGGTTCCGCAACCGACCCGCTGA
- a CDS encoding formate/nitrite transporter family protein → MAYVTPAELASKMIDAGEAKIFMSTRDTLIRAFMAGAILALAAAFAVTITVNTKEPLAGALLFPVGFCMLYLLGFDLLTGVFTLAPLALLDRRPGVTVGGVLRNWGLVFVGNFAGAMLVAVFMAITFTFGFSEEPNAIGQKIGQIGESRTVGYAAHGAAGMLTLFVRAVMCNWMVSTGVVGAMMSTSVSGKVITMWMPILVFFYMGFEHSIVNMFLFPSGLMLGGNFTWGDYFIWNEIPTVLGNLVGGLTFVGATLYVTHYKTSPARVATTTVAPAAVATRSASPVLESPVPAPRQQDECLVG, encoded by the coding sequence ATGGCGTATGTCACCCCCGCCGAACTCGCGTCGAAAATGATCGACGCGGGCGAGGCCAAGATCTTCATGTCCACCCGGGACACGCTCATCCGCGCGTTCATGGCCGGGGCCATCCTCGCGCTCGCGGCCGCGTTCGCGGTGACGATCACGGTGAACACCAAGGAGCCGCTCGCCGGCGCGCTGCTGTTCCCGGTCGGGTTCTGCATGCTCTACCTGCTCGGGTTCGACCTCCTCACCGGCGTGTTCACGCTGGCGCCGCTGGCCCTGCTCGACCGGCGCCCGGGCGTCACCGTGGGGGGCGTGCTGCGCAACTGGGGGCTGGTGTTCGTCGGAAACTTCGCGGGCGCGATGCTCGTCGCCGTGTTCATGGCGATCACGTTCACGTTCGGGTTCTCCGAGGAGCCGAACGCGATCGGGCAGAAGATCGGGCAGATCGGCGAGTCCCGGACCGTGGGCTACGCGGCACACGGCGCCGCCGGCATGCTCACGCTGTTCGTCCGGGCGGTGATGTGCAACTGGATGGTGTCGACGGGGGTCGTGGGGGCGATGATGTCCACCTCGGTGTCGGGCAAGGTCATCACGATGTGGATGCCGATCCTGGTGTTCTTCTACATGGGCTTCGAGCACTCCATCGTGAACATGTTCCTGTTCCCGTCCGGGCTGATGCTCGGGGGGAACTTCACGTGGGGCGACTACTTCATCTGGAACGAGATCCCGACCGTGCTCGGCAACCTCGTCGGCGGGCTGACGTTCGTCGGCGCGACCCTGTACGTCACGCACTACAAGACGTCTCCGGCCCGCGTCGCGACGACCACAGTGGCGCCGGCCGCGGTCGCAACGCGCTCGGCTTCCCCGGTGCTGGAGAGCCCGGTCCCGGCGCCGCGCCAGCAGGACGAGTGCCTGGTGGGGTGA
- a CDS encoding DUF4241 domain-containing protein has translation MGRTSQSAKPIVQQLVDASRANTDRYHLDAKLFDPVYANARQLLSDRRRDRVESPMPCHADFVSAFVDGRSFLGDEGEVLTVAVREVGRLVVTSGRIVVCDPNYGSGHEPLARSVPVGTYPVLLSSANDRIACAMLRIRDIEPVLWEMAVWPGQNPADLEGDQFYGYGVDAGTGAFLDADQNQYLDKLADEALFDGTRIPGDPFSGEWAERVLAEKTGGNLIAFSSGYGDGRYPSYWGLDERGDAVCLVTDFGLLVDHPGVSFSLTGAFCRPPGEVRHRALELADLVMEIIPGQSADRSIIVGFLGPKADSANASFEDDSGEQIDSGYTDINVSGSHGELSYSYREHVLSPKVTEQDRAEIRLRVYVALPACPMPVARPTGSSPPT, from the coding sequence GTGGGACGCACGAGTCAGTCCGCCAAACCGATCGTCCAACAGTTGGTAGATGCGTCGCGTGCCAACACCGACCGCTACCACCTTGATGCAAAGCTCTTCGATCCCGTGTACGCGAACGCCCGTCAATTATTGAGCGACCGCCGAAGGGATCGTGTGGAATCCCCTATGCCGTGTCACGCCGACTTCGTATCGGCATTCGTTGACGGCCGGTCGTTCCTGGGGGACGAGGGGGAGGTTCTGACCGTTGCCGTTCGGGAAGTCGGTCGCCTCGTTGTCACATCCGGCCGGATCGTCGTCTGCGATCCGAACTACGGCAGTGGGCACGAGCCCCTGGCGCGGTCGGTACCGGTCGGAACGTACCCGGTCCTCTTGTCTTCGGCAAACGACCGGATCGCTTGCGCGATGCTCCGTATTCGCGATATCGAGCCGGTTCTGTGGGAGATGGCCGTTTGGCCGGGGCAGAACCCCGCCGATCTCGAAGGGGATCAGTTCTACGGGTACGGTGTCGATGCCGGAACCGGAGCGTTTCTCGACGCCGACCAGAATCAGTACCTCGACAAACTGGCGGACGAAGCCCTGTTCGACGGAACCAGAATACCGGGAGACCCCTTCTCCGGAGAGTGGGCCGAGCGGGTACTCGCCGAGAAGACCGGGGGCAACCTGATCGCTTTCTCCTCGGGGTACGGCGACGGGCGGTACCCCTCATACTGGGGGCTCGACGAGCGGGGGGACGCCGTCTGCCTCGTAACCGATTTTGGCCTCTTGGTGGATCACCCCGGAGTGAGCTTCTCCCTTACCGGAGCGTTCTGCCGCCCGCCCGGTGAGGTGCGGCACCGCGCGCTCGAGCTGGCCGATCTTGTGATGGAGATCATCCCGGGCCAATCCGCGGACCGGAGCATCATTGTCGGTTTCCTCGGTCCCAAGGCGGACTCGGCCAATGCCTCCTTCGAGGACGATTCGGGTGAACAGATCGACTCGGGGTACACGGATATCAACGTGTCCGGCTCCCACGGGGAGTTATCGTACAGCTACCGCGAGCACGTTCTCTCTCCGAAAGTGACCGAACAAGATCGGGCTGAAATCAGGCTTCGAGTCTACGTTGCCCTCCCCGCGTGCCCAATGCCGGTGGCGCGACCGACCGGTTCCAGCCCACCGACCTGA
- a CDS encoding WD40 repeat domain-containing protein — protein MLRFELPTDRIEYLQLALPSSGPALVVRWGTQTSPFTVAAWDDIGSDPSWKLTERNQNLSPDGQWVSVFDQDAGKVRVTRVGDKSPTAVVNRSKKAENVWTGVAPGGTAVAWKDDTTTLVRALPGGKEIARVKSGWGVDFRFSPGGRWLSETGLQVFRVFDRSNNYKVFARIKTPDHALADVSDAMTAVVTAKGKGVVEVWDLSSKTPAAVLKVGGWVSALAVSPDGRRVLTGTTNGDVTLWDATGAKLKEFAWEVKMPIAAVFAPDGTRAAIGGVDTQIVVWDLDD, from the coding sequence ATGTTGCGTTTCGAGCTGCCGACCGACCGGATCGAGTACCTGCAACTGGCCCTCCCGTCGAGCGGGCCGGCACTGGTTGTGCGCTGGGGCACGCAAACGTCCCCGTTCACCGTCGCGGCCTGGGACGACATCGGCTCGGACCCCAGTTGGAAGCTCACGGAACGCAATCAGAACCTATCTCCCGACGGACAGTGGGTATCGGTTTTCGATCAGGACGCGGGAAAGGTGCGGGTCACTCGGGTCGGGGACAAGAGCCCGACGGCCGTGGTGAACCGGAGCAAGAAGGCCGAGAACGTTTGGACGGGGGTCGCTCCGGGTGGGACGGCGGTGGCCTGGAAAGACGATACGACGACACTGGTGCGTGCGCTGCCCGGCGGTAAAGAAATCGCGCGGGTGAAGTCCGGCTGGGGCGTCGATTTCCGGTTCTCGCCCGGTGGCCGGTGGCTGTCCGAAACGGGGTTGCAGGTGTTTCGGGTGTTCGACCGCAGCAACAACTACAAGGTCTTCGCCCGCATCAAAACGCCCGACCACGCGCTGGCCGACGTATCGGACGCAATGACAGCGGTCGTCACCGCCAAGGGCAAGGGCGTCGTCGAAGTTTGGGATCTCTCCAGCAAAACGCCGGCGGCTGTTCTCAAGGTTGGCGGGTGGGTATCGGCCCTGGCCGTCTCACCCGACGGGCGCCGGGTACTGACGGGAACCACGAACGGTGACGTGACGTTGTGGGACGCGACCGGGGCCAAGCTGAAGGAGTTCGCGTGGGAGGTGAAGATGCCGATCGCCGCAGTATTCGCCCCGGACGGGACGCGCGCCGCGATCGGCGGTGTCGACACACAAATCGTGGTTTGGGATCTGGATGATTGA
- a CDS encoding glycosyltransferase 87 family protein: MLQPPPLSIARVRRWLPLVVGVVVVVGLTAALLDRFYRDPAFLPPRDFLQYWAAGRLNAAGENPYDPDRLLALQRSANRTEAVPVLMWNPPWSLPLVTPFGLLPPRTAQFAWLLAQLMAVGAAADRLWDAYRGPRGGRLGVPLLALTFYPFMYLVQTGQSGGWLLLGAAGFLAAGASGPAALAAVAALAALKPHLFVPLWVALATHAVWSARTRRMLGWGLLGGLSAVAVATVLNPGVWADYVAALLRRGAAGAPGLANWEPPLIGFRVRAAVAPEAMWVQALPTLVAALVVPVYVWLRRRSWDWAAELPGLVLAGFIAAPYGAWEHDQIVLLVPIVAGAARLIRGGTRRQLLCGAAGYIALNLAGLSIRDSASFVWLPPLVLLWYAVVTWAVSRGTPAPGAAQET, encoded by the coding sequence ATGCTTCAGCCGCCTCCGCTCTCTATCGCCCGGGTTCGTCGGTGGCTGCCACTCGTCGTTGGGGTGGTTGTGGTCGTCGGGCTGACCGCGGCTCTGCTCGACCGCTTCTACCGCGACCCGGCGTTCCTCCCGCCTCGGGACTTCCTCCAATATTGGGCGGCCGGGCGGCTGAACGCGGCGGGCGAGAACCCATACGACCCGGACCGCTTGTTGGCCCTCCAGCGGTCCGCCAACCGGACGGAGGCGGTCCCGGTCCTAATGTGGAACCCGCCCTGGAGCCTGCCGCTCGTGACGCCGTTCGGCCTCCTGCCGCCGCGGACCGCACAGTTCGCTTGGCTGCTGGCTCAACTGATGGCTGTGGGAGCGGCTGCCGACCGGCTCTGGGACGCGTACCGCGGTCCGCGGGGCGGGCGCCTCGGGGTTCCGCTCCTGGCGCTGACCTTCTACCCGTTCATGTATCTCGTCCAAACCGGTCAGAGCGGTGGGTGGCTGCTGCTCGGGGCCGCCGGTTTTCTGGCGGCCGGTGCGTCCGGTCCGGCGGCACTTGCGGCGGTGGCCGCGCTCGCGGCGCTGAAGCCCCACCTGTTCGTTCCGCTCTGGGTGGCGCTCGCGACCCACGCCGTCTGGTCCGCCCGAACCCGCCGGATGCTGGGCTGGGGGCTGCTCGGTGGGCTATCGGCAGTGGCCGTCGCAACGGTTCTCAACCCGGGAGTGTGGGCCGACTACGTCGCGGCCCTCTTGCGGCGGGGAGCGGCCGGTGCCCCCGGCCTCGCGAACTGGGAGCCCCCACTAATCGGTTTCCGGGTCCGCGCGGCGGTCGCTCCGGAGGCGATGTGGGTACAAGCGCTCCCGACCCTGGTCGCCGCTCTCGTCGTACCCGTGTACGTCTGGCTCCGGCGCCGGTCGTGGGACTGGGCGGCCGAATTGCCCGGGCTGGTGCTGGCGGGCTTCATCGCGGCCCCGTATGGGGCGTGGGAGCACGACCAGATCGTCCTGCTCGTGCCGATCGTGGCGGGCGCGGCCCGGCTGATTCGAGGTGGTACGCGGCGGCAACTCCTGTGCGGGGCCGCGGGGTACATCGCCTTGAACCTAGCGGGGCTTTCCATTCGGGACAGCGCGTCGTTCGTCTGGCTCCCGCCGCTGGTGCTGCTGTGGTACGCGGTCGTCACCTGGGCCGTGTCGCGGGGCACACCGGCGCCGGGCGCCGCTCAGGAGACTTGA